A region from the Benincasa hispida cultivar B227 chromosome 10, ASM972705v1, whole genome shotgun sequence genome encodes:
- the LOC120089008 gene encoding myb-like protein X, protein MVASEDREDPDITPLMRRHKENAPQGSSIDPWQLMVALEEEERKRKEEEEKQKKMEWSKLIITEGNRRRRLEFEEIRSNNELALLEGIRKREEDQCILLASKKFEEEFETEERETEEEERRKNEEEERLCVEEKRKKCKANKKCLHKSKGKELVEREKEEQRKEREKRLRQAACLAQVKGKDVVESSEPASAKKQSSKRKENDDMLIDMGFYSMPTPLPDLITRVVVVEEEDKGNDVLVLETPKATIIAEIFDEPPQMEEEDIAIIEGEAIEIAVEEAREVEVELITLDLAMEKIVGGVLPKQAKKEELKAAEAKKEVGARLKKATEAEKEDKKKKKSKKAGRAESSHHHKSRKNKDKKDDNEDEEAKKKRRKEKEERKLR, encoded by the exons atggTTGCGTCTGAAGACAGAGAAGACCCTGACATCACCCCTCTTATGCGACGTCACAAGGAGAATGCACCGCAAGGGTCTAGCATCGACCCTTGGCAATTAATGGTAGCACTAGAAGAggaggagagaaaaagaaaagaagaagaggagaagcAAAAAAAGATGGAGTGGAGCAAGCTCATCATCACAGAAGGgaacagaagaagaagattagaattTGAAGAAATACGAAGCAATAACGAGCTTGCCTTACTTGAAGGGATCCGGAAGCGCGAGGAGGATCAGTGCATATTGTTGGCCTCTAAGAAGTTCGAAGAAGAGTTTGAGACAGAAGAGAGAGagacagaagaagaagaaaggagaaagaatgaagaagaggaaagatTGTGTGTggaagagaagaggaagaagtgtAAAGCAAACAAAAAGTGCTTGCACAAAAGTAAGGGCAAAGAACTCGTTGAACGCGAGAAAGAGGAACAGCGCAAGGAGCGGGAAAAGAGATTAAGGCAAGCAGCCTGCCTTGCGCAAGTAAAAGGCAAAGACGTAGTAGAGAGCAGCGAGCCTGCATCGGCCAAGAAGCAATCATCTAAGAGAAAGGAgaatgatgatatgttgatTGATATGGGCTTCTACTCTATGCCGACCCCACTACCTGATCTCATCACGA GAGTagtggtggttgaagaagaagataaagggAATGATGTTCTGGTCCTAGAGACTCCGAAGGCCACCATCATCGCAGAAATTTTTGATGAACCTCCACAAATGGAAGAAGAGGATATTGCAATCATCGAAGGAGAAGCAATTGAGATCGCAGTTGAAGAAGCCAGAGAAGTGGAAGTTGAGTTAATAACCCTTGACCTTGCGATGGAGAAAATTGTAGGGGGTGTGCTACCAAAACAAGCCAAGAAGGAAGAGTTGAAGGCAGCTGAGGCAAAGAAGGAAGTCGGAGCTAGATTGAAGAAGGCAACAGAGGCTGAGAAggaagataagaagaagaagaaaagtaaaaAGGCTGGAAGGGCGGAGTCATCGCATCATCACAAATCAAGAAAAAACAAAGATAAAAAGGATGATAACGAAGACGAAGAggccaagaagaagaggagaaaagagaaagaagagagaaaattgcGCTGA